Part of the Aythya fuligula isolate bAytFul2 chromosome 11, bAytFul2.pri, whole genome shotgun sequence genome, ATATACCTTGTATTTTTAGACTCATCTGTGCCTTTCTCTTAAAGGACCACAATGAAGGAGGTGACTCAATGGAAGAATCAAAATCAGATGATGCTCTTTATGCCTCTGAGCTTTTACCAAAGGAAAGTGCTGGACCAGTCGCTCTTTCTGTTAGAAGGGCAAAGTAAGTGCTCAAAGGTCTGCCTCCATCCACTTATTTCAatgtaacttctttttttattttttcctaccttttgTATCTCTTGCTAATATTCAGCACATGAGTTATTTTTGATCcctcaaaattaaattacacaTCAGAGAAATGATGAGCTGAGCATTTTTCAACCTGCAAAATGACCTCCCCTGGTAGAAGTATTCCTAACAAAGTGTAACTAAAGTCCAAGTATTGGAAAAGCACTTGTGGCCTGTCCCATTCTGTTAATGGGACTGCCTGAGCATAGATGCACAAAGAAAGTTTAGTAAGACttaaattcttgtttttttttaggagttctgtttaaaaaatctcATTGGGGTTTAATCTTTTGACTGTTATTAAAATACAAGGTGTGATATCAAAGCATGGTGACTAGTTTGCTTAACTAACTTACCCttttaaaacacttgaaatGTAAAATTCAATTACACTTTTAGAATTGTTAGTGTAAATTAAAGtattgtattaaatatattatcaaTTATGTCTTACTTTCTTTCATGACTTCATTGCTCTACCTGTAAAAAGAAGATCATAATGCTGCATTCTTTATGTAAAATGATTTAATGTCTGCTGATgaagcagggcagggcagatAAGAGTTAAGTGTTACTGATGTATTATTCAAAGTTTTTTGTAAGAGAAGGGTTTAGTTATACTTGCTGGCATCTGATTCTTTCCTGTTCATATCTCTAGGCAGTTGATTTCCTTATATACGATGGCACAAAATCCAAACATGACCCATTTGAAGACAAGTGAGCGGGTTGTGCTTCCTCCCCTCTGGATAAGGTGTGATGGCTCTGATCCGGAGTGTACTCGTTGGCTTGGAGCTGAGCCTCTCAAAGCTGGAAACAAAATCACAGGGATCAATATTTATGTGGTTACATGTAACGGTAAGATTATGATGTTCCGCATAAAATTGAGTGAGGAAGGCTTAAGAATATGGGAATACAAATATAGGGATTCTGCCTTTCTGTGATGTTGGCTTGGCACTGCTCCCTTGCTGTTTGTGGGtatgtgtgatttttatttttggtgaaagaaaagagaaagatgtcTGTCTGCTGTGCAGTTTGggaaataacttttaaatatacttaCTGCAGCAGTATCTGTGCAGGCCTACCTTCAGTCAGGTGCAATCATCTAGTACTGACTCTTactaaacatttaaatattaatgtcaGCTTTTATTGTCAGTGGAGTAGATGCAAGAGAAATGACAGCTTTGTGAAGGACAACATGAATCTAAATAGAATATTTGAGCATTAATTCTGCATGGCAGATATGACTTGCATCATGTTGCAACTGGTTCTTTGTTTTTGattcttgtatttttccttttccaggtcCTACAGCTGATAAAACCTGTTTTGCAAACCTAGAGGAACTTAAAATGGCACATAAAGTCAAACATCATTCATCTATTGTAGGTTTCTATGATCTGTCATGCCTCCAGTTTAAAAACTCTGTATTTGCATTTATCATACTGGTTTTGGGAAGCTTTGTAGATGTTATTTAGAAACTCAGCATAACCCTATAGTGTCATAATCTATTTTTAAGTGATGTTTGGGCTCCTCATATTACATAGTATATCTCACATTAgccatttttttgtgtgtgtgaaatacttccaaaatattttgtgtgggTACCAAATAATGTTGCGCttcttaataatttttaaaatctatttattctAGGTGACAACAAAAGGATTTGCTCAGTATGAACTTATTAGAGCTGCTGCAATAGAGGACACAATTGTAGAATCTGAAAGCAATATATCTATTGACATTATATGGAATACTGTAGATAAGAttctgcagccacccccacttACTGCAGCTGCCACACTGGTACGTCAAGGAGCTCAAACTCTTTCCACTGCTTATATCGTGAATAGTGTAAAGAATAGAAAATTTGTTTGACTCTTGCCATTTGTGTTTATATAAGAGATAATCTTTATATAAGCAGTACAATGTGTTCGTAGGCTGAACTATTAATTATGCTAATCTGCATTTCCCTAATGAAAATCTTAGGACACCTGATTTCTAAAGCTTGAGTCTGACATAAGTTTCTGGaactttcagaatatttcactGGAGTCTGGGGATCCCAGGAGTCCTGTATATCCGCTGTATAGAGAACTGCAGTTTCTCCTTGTAAGTATAAATGAGAAATTCCAATTTCAGATGTATGTGGAATGGTGACTTTGTGTGTTAataatttactctttaaaaCTCCATCAGGTGTTTCAAAGATATCTTTAAGTATTCAGTTCAGAATAAACTTTGAATTCAGTTTCAGGAATCTGGAATACACAGAGCACAAATTGTGAATTGCAAAGAGAGGAAATCTGGgaattttcaaaattcataGTTAGCTGTACAGAGATGTATGATTCTGGGAGAAGTTAACTACATTTTGAAGAAAGACCTATGCAGAACCTTAAACAagaactgttttgtgttttgtttttgatgctTCTTTTAAGACTTTGGCTGAAGGTTTGAAGACAGGTGTGACTGAATGGCCTGAGTCCTTAGAGTCCAAATCAGCTTTTGAACTGGTCCAAGGATTTCTGACTGgtaatttctgtttgttgtgtgggaagagaagaaggccagatttcacagaagcaaaggaaattccacatatttaatttttaaagtattagaATTAGTGATTGTAATTTCTATTCTGAAATAGCCTGCACAGAGCAGTTAAATAGGTTAATCAGTACAtctctgaaattttctttgtcCCAATaccttgtaaaaaataaatatattttttttctttataaaatgagaactatgtttaaaaaacaattggACAAGTTTTGGGTGCATCTTTCAAGTTACTTAACATGCATATGAGCATTAACAGTGTAGAATGTCCCAGTGAGTGGTGGTGGAGAACAGTAATTTGATATCTTGAAATAAAGCACCCAAAATTACTGATTTCTTCTGAGAAATGCTATGAAATTCTGCAATCAGAAGTTTAAGATATTAGAAAATGaatctaaaaagaaaatcagatgtAGGAACACACCAAAAGGTTTTCAAATGTGACAGtatgtttttcagaaagttttgtaTAGAAAGAACTtagagaaacagacaaaaaccaTCTCTGACAAATAAATTTGGAAGAAAGCCAGAGACGATTATTAGACCACTGGTTAACCCTTATTCCTTCATCACTGGAATTTAAGGAGTTAATGCTTAGCTACAAGAATGTAGTAAAGATATACAGGAAAAACGTGTATCTTATAATAAAcatattaagaaattattttcagtagaaaaaaactaaaaatggaTACATTTTGTCTATTAGCCACCCATTAAAGTGCTTGTTAATTACGGAGTACCAGGGGATTTATGCAGTTGGTTTgactatatttttttcatagtggtgacttttattttctcctctactagatttaaagaagaaacttgATATATATTGTACATCAGGAAATGAGAATGGAACAGAGGTACGTGCAATTTCCTACCAGTTTGTGTCACCTTGTTCCATTGTTAAGTAGTTATTCTGAGTTTTCATTGTGTCTTGTATATTATTTAGGCATATATGTAGATACATAGACATAAAGAAATAACGAAAgatctcttgcttttttttttttttctgtttaagaatAATGGACACAAAATTTAAAGATAAAGTTTAAAGTTCCGTAGCTGCCCTCTAATAAGTTCACTATAATTTTTACcttcaaaaaaactttttttttttttttaatattaaatgttcTACCAGTCTCCgttaaacatatttttgataTAACTTAGCCTATCAGCAGCAGTCTCTGAGGTACTAGAGCTGTACCTTCatgcttctttcccttcccttttaaccactatatatatatatatatatatatatacatgtatatgtatacataagtGGTTATATATACTGTTATTTAATCATCTGTGAGTTTAGTATCCTATCACAAAATATGGTCTATGCTACTTTGCTGGTCTATGTTCTGGCTGTTTACTGATGCTATGTGCAGCATGCCACTGTAAATTGAAAAAGATCATCTTGAGCTAAGCAGGCGTTTTTTACAAGGCAGTCTTTACTTGGCTATGATCAAAAAATCTTTCCAACAGTAGGCTTCACTTCCTGGACTAGACCTAGCAATTATCCAGGGTGGTAAACcagaaaagaattaattttacttttcaataaaaatacgCTACCAAATTATTGTGCAGTGCTAGCTTCTATGGAGTACGTTCCCTGGatgaaagaggggaaaaatcagTTGCGTGCCCAAATTTAATCTCTGGAGGGGGGTTTGAATTTATAAGGCCTTTGAATCTTAGGCATACTTTTTTACTTAAACTCTTTCAGAATATCAAATCTGACACTGCTGCTGTAGATAGTTCTATGAAATCAATCTTCAGTGAACGAGGAGGCCTGGATTTTGCTGAACAATTATGGTGCAAAATGAGAAgtaagtagattttttttctttcttaaccCCATCCATTGCCCTTTAATTCTTCTCTTCTGTGTACCTACTGTACTGTATTGCTTTCTTGATGAAATGAATGTAAATGTCTCTGAGTTTTAAGGGCTGAtcagctcttcagaaaatttTTACCAACAGGCTTTTTCTAAAAGAGCTAAATTTAGGTATGTAAGATAGTGTACTTTCTTACAACATATGAAGATAAACCAACATCTAGCAGGagatactgtatttatttattttttgattgtaAAAGGTACTAAATAAGCAATAGCACCCATCAGCTCTAGAAGTGTCCACTtacataaaatacttaaaaaattgTTCTTCTAGATCTGAAGGACTAACTTTTAAAGTTGATGAAGCTGCATACAAACTTTATTATCCTTGTAATAGCACTCACAGTGCttcagtaaaatacattttattacaatattttcagattaCTAATTGGCTTGTTACACCGTCCAAGAGATTAGACCAACTCCTTACTGTTTGTGGGGTTGGTGtacataacttttaaaaattcctttcaTTCCTAGTATTGCAGCCACTGTCGTTCCTTAGAGTAACCCTATTCAAAGTCATGGTATGACAAACTTAACAAAAAGCAATGCAATCTGTCATTTCAGTcgtcattttttaaatgagcagtTTAGTTTTTGCAAGTATGTGTTAGCCTGTTACTGATCTAACAGCTGAAGGGAAAGCCTGcattgataaataaaatattgcatcaTTTTTCTTAAGGTGTCAGTTCCTATCAGGAGGTGGTAGAGTGTTTCACATTGATCATAAAATCCCTGCAACATGGTGAAGTACAGCCATGGGTATGTATCTGTATTTCACAGTGAATTTTACCCATTTGAGTTGCTTGAAGAACATGATTCTTCTCATTTAGCTGACCCCTATTTCCATGTTACGTTGCTTTTAAGTACTTTCGCATGTTACAGGTTGTTTCCTTGGTGTTGTATTTCTAGTATTATGAGGTTTTGTACACAGCTACAACATAATAAAACTCTTATAACTTTTAGATTCACCAAGGGAGTAGCAGTTTGCTAAGTAAATTGATTAAGCAGTCTTACCATGGCAAGATGAAGGCCGTTTCCCTCAGTGGCATCACTCCAGTTCAAATGCTTCTGGAGATCGGTTTGGATAAGATGAAGAAGGATTACATCAGCTTTTTCATAGGTAAGCCTATTATCTGCTAACATGATTAGAAATTCAAGGGAAAAGGTTACTTGGTGCAGGATATGGAGATTACCAGGGAGCAtgtatgaagaaaggctgagagagccagggatgctcagcctgaggaagagaaggctcctggGTCTCTTCGTgacagcttttcaatacttaaaaaacTACTTTCACTactttcaaaactaaaaatggGGACATTTAGACTAGGGGTtaggaggaaatccttcactcagggggtggtgaggcactggaacaggttgtccagggaagctgtggatgccccatcctggaggtgttcaaggccaggctggatgaggccctgggcaacctgatctagtaggtggcatccctgcctacaGGAGGGGGTTGGAACGTGATGACCTTTaaagttccttccaacctgagccattctgtgaaataatgaaGTCTGTGGTAACCTTGATCTCACTTCCGCCTGCCATCTGCTGAATGTCCACTTCCAGTATCCTTACTATTTGTACTTCTCAGttgtaaacatttttccaaacttaaaaaatgaatatgtttCAAAATAACTACATTTAGCAAagctgtgtatttctttttctaattgaAAAAATCTCGAGGTTTTACTTCGAGTAAAATGATACCATACTTAAGTAAcaggaatgttttttcttatctgtttgCTATAGGTGATAAAATAAGACCTTCAtgctctttttgtcttttcttctgtggtCTACAAgggttaaaaagaaatcaggcaAGGGTGTTTGTATGTAATAGCTGTGTTTGTATGGTCTGTAGTAATTAGATAAtttttttgtacatattttattctcaaaacaaaaactaggctgaaatgatttttgtaaagaatttttttttttcttgaaaacattgtggctttgttttcagtattacaggtttattttttctgaatctgGGAGGGGTGTCATGTTTACCACTGGTGTTATccacttccttttccttcatgtCTTAATTTCTTGATCTCTTCTTTGCTTTGTcacactgttttctttaatttgcttGCTCATTTTTGCTATGTGTAAATCTGTATGTCTCTAGAAGGCTGATTGTCTCAAAGTATATGGTAGGTTTCTACATTGTGTTTCCATGTTTGTGCAGCCCTGGTAGTATGTAAGACAATGCCACTTGgcaggtttttttcttgttttgaatgagtaattgtaaataaataacatccTCAATCTTAGTATCTTAATGACTgccgttttgttttgtttttgaaattccCTGTTAGATTGTCAGATGACATAGAAGCAACATTCAGGCAATGTGAGGTAATTTTTTTCCCGTTCACTTTACAGGCCAGGAACTTGCAACGTTAACCTATTTGGTGAGTTTCTTTACTTTTAACTCCTAAAGTACAGCACACGTAGCTGATGGTGGGATGCAGGGTCATCTTTCTGATAAGTAACTGAATTGCAAACCAATAAGGATGGGACAGTATTCTGCAAAAATGTCATTATGTTGGTTCCTgaattatatattatttcctAGGTATCTGGTATGAGTTGTTGTCAGGCAGTATAGTTCTGACTTTATTCTGATTGTTGGGccattcttcatatttttgcttttcaaaagaagcgagaaaacattttaagtaaaCTGAGAGCGCATTGTGTGTCTGTAGAAATTTAGTGTCTAGTTAAGAGTGGAATCTGTTTGCTGTTCCAGGATTACTTCATTTCCACATCAGTAGATCTACAAGAACAAGTTCATCGTGTTCAAAAGCTTCACCATATGCTGGAAATAATGGTCAGCTGTACAGTCTTACTTCAGTTTAAACATGAGAACCTCTTCCCTTTGACGcagtaattatttcattttactttccttttcaaTAGTACTAGCAAATAAATTCTTAATAATTTGTAaagaaactttcaaaaaaaaaaaaaagcaaccctcCTGATTGAGAGTGCAGAAGCTGGATCTTATTAACTTTTGGTTTGTGATTAAAATTGATAAAACGAATGAAATTATAAAACATGGGGATCTAGTTAATTTTGGACAAGGCTTATGCTGTGTCACACAAGTATTTCTCCAAAGAATGTTTATAACTAGTTGATTTATATTATTCTAGAACTTGTCTGAAATATTATAAGGAAAACCCTCTAAATGAGAAGCATGTGTTTCAACTGCCAATCAGGCCAGCTCTCGTCAAGAAGTTCTATGAAAAGTAAGATAATCTTCcgtgttttaaaattaatcagtAGCGTTAAAATTCAGATTGTGAATTCAGATCTGAATACCTAattaaattttaacattttttgattattttgtcAGCGATCACCCAGAAATATGGAAGGTGGACATAAGTAGTGGGCACGGCCAAAAGGAGGTTAAAACAACATGGCAAGTTAGTACTAGTCCTCCTGTTGAACATATGATATCAAACAATACAGGTAAGGAACATGTATGgtgaaaggaaataatgaaagtagacattttaaaagaaatttggtTTTTATACTGTGTTCAGTGGTCTATACTTTTCCTTGTTTATATCTCCagcaaaactgaaacacaatttgcttttttaataaaaatgtgagaTGGTGTCTGTAGCATctgaaagattttcagaaagttGTGACCTGCCTTCTTACTTTCGCTGAGTTATGTTTTTAGAGTTAAAATGACAGTAGAGTTCTAAATATGACATGATTGTTTAGTATTCTCCACATTATCTtacaacttttaaaatctttgccAGTGTATCTGAGGATGGGTTTGAAGAGAAACTTACCTGTTACTGAATGCTGGCCTCTAGCCTGAGATGCAAACAGGCACTAAGGAGAGAAGGCGTGCCTTGATTCATAAAATCAAATGTAGGATAAGTGAAAATGCATAAAGTCAGGGACAAATTTAGAATATAGACTGGTATAGAAATGGTTTGCCTCTTTGTCTTGGGTGGAGGAGATTTGTTAGAGGGTAATGCTTTGGTAAAGCTTTCCTATCTTTCTCAATTTTTGTCATGAAGTGCTTTTGCTAAAACTTAGCTTCAAGAACTGTTTTCAGAATTACTGCATGAACTAAATACACTGGCTAACCTAATCTTTCGTCTCTGCAGGTCTCTTGTGCGATTCTACAGTTAATGgaagcactgaagaaagaatgtattttattacaATGACTAATTGCAGTCAGGTGCATTTCACATAAATAGCTGTTACTCTCCAGGCAGGCACTGGAAAGGTACAGTAAAGGGGAAAGTTCAGTATATTTAGCAACATTCTCTGATTTGAAGAGCAATACATCTTACTGAGTTATTTGCTTTAGTATACTCTTGTGACATAAGCAGCCATAATTCATTTGTACCCGTCTAGTTTGTAAATATTGTGCAGTTATGAATGTACAGTATagttacttttgaaaatatggTAGATATTTTGGTTCACAAATTTACAAACGTTCAATAAAGTTCTACACTTCgggatttaaaattttattttggtttttacAAAACAAGCAATATTGTCACATTTTTCTGGT contains:
- the ZWILCH gene encoding protein zwilch homolog isoform X1, with amino-acid sequence MAAGSARRATGTELYRELLRLYEEGKKNIPEQPRLFENDVEICLIGHGCKSPIERFWNGNSMVYILQKADHNEGGDSMEESKSDDALYASELLPKESAGPVALSVRRAKQLISLYTMAQNPNMTHLKTSERVVLPPLWIRCDGSDPECTRWLGAEPLKAGNKITGINIYVVTCNGPTADKTCFANLEELKMAHKVKHHSSIVTTKGFAQYELIRAAAIEDTIVESESNISIDIIWNTVDKILQPPPLTAAATLNISLESGDPRSPVYPLYRELQFLLTLAEGLKTGVTEWPESLESKSAFELVQGFLTDLKKKLDIYCTSGNENGTENIKSDTAAVDSSMKSIFSERGGLDFAEQLWCKMRSVSSYQEVVECFTLIIKSLQHGEVQPWIHQGSSSLLSKLIKQSYHGKMKAVSLSGITPVQMLLEIGLDKMKKDYISFFIGQELATLTYLDYFISTSVDLQEQVHRVQKLHHMLEIMVSCTVLLQFKHENLFPLTQTCLKYYKENPLNEKHVFQLPIRPALVKKFYENDHPEIWKVDISSGHGQKEVKTTWQVSTSPPVEHMISNNTGLLCDSTVNGSTEERMYFITMTNCSQVHFT
- the ZWILCH gene encoding protein zwilch homolog isoform X2: MVYILQKADHNEGGDSMEESKSDDALYASELLPKESAGPVALSVRRAKQLISLYTMAQNPNMTHLKTSERVVLPPLWIRCDGSDPECTRWLGAEPLKAGNKITGINIYVVTCNGPTADKTCFANLEELKMAHKVKHHSSIVTTKGFAQYELIRAAAIEDTIVESESNISIDIIWNTVDKILQPPPLTAAATLNISLESGDPRSPVYPLYRELQFLLTLAEGLKTGVTEWPESLESKSAFELVQGFLTDLKKKLDIYCTSGNENGTENIKSDTAAVDSSMKSIFSERGGLDFAEQLWCKMRSVSSYQEVVECFTLIIKSLQHGEVQPWIHQGSSSLLSKLIKQSYHGKMKAVSLSGITPVQMLLEIGLDKMKKDYISFFIGQELATLTYLDYFISTSVDLQEQVHRVQKLHHMLEIMVSCTVLLQFKHENLFPLTQTCLKYYKENPLNEKHVFQLPIRPALVKKFYENDHPEIWKVDISSGHGQKEVKTTWQVSTSPPVEHMISNNTGLLCDSTVNGSTEERMYFITMTNCSQVHFT